In Streptomyces sp. NBC_01707, a genomic segment contains:
- a CDS encoding rhomboid family intramembrane serine protease, translated as MIERRAVTGGLTGRLLRAATAGGAPVTYALIGLCCAIFLISPLSGFNPSYGTADTLLAAQAGYFERWGVIPTELWGGSAHALLTPLTALFVHGSWLHLLGNMLFLYVFGAMAEERMGRAEFAFFYLGCGYLALLAYAAAHADSDQTLVGASGAISAVLGAFLYLFPRARVTSLFPFLLFLPLRFPAWIVLIFWFALQWMAAQGAGSGPGVAYLAHVVGFATGFLYAWGRYRRGARVKTPATATEGESQP; from the coding sequence ATGATCGAACGGCGGGCTGTGACGGGCGGACTGACCGGCAGGCTCCTGCGCGCCGCCACCGCGGGCGGTGCCCCGGTGACGTATGCCCTGATCGGCCTGTGCTGTGCCATTTTCCTGATCAGCCCGCTCTCCGGGTTCAATCCCTCGTACGGCACCGCCGACACCCTGCTCGCCGCCCAGGCCGGGTACTTCGAGCGCTGGGGGGTGATCCCCACCGAGCTGTGGGGCGGCTCGGCACATGCCCTGCTCACCCCGCTGACCGCGCTCTTCGTGCACGGCAGCTGGCTGCATCTGCTCGGCAACATGCTCTTCCTGTACGTCTTCGGGGCGATGGCCGAGGAGCGGATGGGCCGTGCCGAGTTCGCCTTCTTCTACCTCGGCTGCGGCTACCTCGCCCTGCTCGCGTACGCGGCGGCGCACGCCGACTCCGACCAGACCCTCGTCGGCGCCTCGGGGGCGATCTCCGCGGTGCTCGGGGCGTTCCTGTACCTGTTCCCCCGGGCGCGGGTCACCAGCCTCTTCCCGTTCCTGCTCTTCCTGCCGCTGCGCTTTCCCGCCTGGATCGTGCTGATCTTCTGGTTCGCCCTGCAGTGGATGGCGGCGCAGGGCGCGGGCAGCGGACCGGGGGTGGCCTATCTCGCCCATGTGGTCGGCTTCGCCACCGGCTTCCTCTACGCCTGGGGGCGCTACCGCCGTGGGGCTAGAGTGAAGACTCCAGCCACGGCCACCGAGGGAGAAAGCCAGCCGTGA